The Osmerus eperlanus chromosome 7, fOsmEpe2.1, whole genome shotgun sequence genome includes a region encoding these proteins:
- the LOC134024011 gene encoding uncharacterized protein LOC134024011: MAGQQSPAKYLLLQVWCGLLTIGMIVLAAIFTSMKINSTDKNNLSTPDPEKMTPNAVFAALNSSKGPQHSYIQLTMAHNQDTWTNDIFHNMPLCDSCSLTLDNNCVHASSDGLYYFYAHVTFHNLPEGNEKGAVSLYRYATSSDKRKLSEAVFRGKQGTVSIAKIVQLKKGNCVGLEITPNNTFISHAVEKTFWGAYQLPKL, translated from the exons ATGGCGGGTCAGCAGAGCCCAGCCAAGTACTTGTTGCTCCAGGTGTGGTGTGGCCTCCTCACCATTGGCATGATTGTTCTGGCTGCAATTTTCACATCAATGAAAATAAACTCAACTGACAAG AATAATTTGTCAACACCAGACCCAGAGAAAATGACCCCAAACG CTGTTTTTGCTGCCTTGAACTCATCAAAAG GTCCTCAACATTCTTACATCCAGCTCACCATGGCCCATA ATCAAGACACCTGGACCAATGACATATTCCACAACATGCCTCTCTGTGACTCTTGCTCCCTGACCCTTGACAACAACTGTGTTCATGCTTCATCTGATGGACTTTACTACTTCTATGCCCATGTCACCTTTCACAACCTGCCTGAAGGCAATGAGAAGGGAGCTGTGAGTCTCTACAGGTATGCCACTTCGAGTGACAAAAGAAAACTGAGTGAAGCTGTGTTTCGCGGAAAACAAGGGACTGTGTCAATAGCCAAGATAGTACAACTCAAAAAGGGAAATTGTGTAGGATTAGAAATAACGCCTAACAATACCTTCATTTCTCATGCTGTAGAAAAAACATTTTGGGGGGCTTATCAGCTCCCCAAACTCTGA